AGCCCTGACTTCTCATCTCTCTGGGTTCACAGAATCCTAATCTGATTCCTGCAAATTATTGGAAAGAAGTATCTGGAATGCCAATGGTCCTCCAAAACATCCCACCTCACCACGGTTTCCCAGTCTCCAACTCAGATGCCCCCTCACTATGCGGGCAATTTCCCTTCCAGGGGCCAGAGAGCCGGTGGGAAGCTCAGAAGAATCTCTGTGGCCCCGGGCCACCCAGAGCACCCAGGGAGGGTCAGTGGGAGGAGGGCCCAGGATGCAGGAAGAAACCCTGGGCCTTGGCGTCATCATCCACCTGGTGcaatggagaaacaggaagccgGGATGGGGCAGGAGCTCCCATCTGCCTGGACCAGGCTCTGTGCCCTAGGGCTGAAAGCAGCCAGCCTATGTCCTATGGGGGAGGGACAGCAGTTCAGCTCTCTGGGACTGGCCCCATTATCTCTAGCTGTGGGTGCAGCAATGAGCCCAGAGTCTGTGAATGGGGATTCTGTGGGCCCTGCAACAAGCTCAGGGTTCAGCTCAGGGGAGAACAGACAGGGACCGCCCTGCCTGTGAGACCAGCTTACCCTCCAGGCCTCCCTTGCCGGCGGGTCAGAAGGTGGCGACGCCCCCCGCTGCGCTCCCCACTCTGTGTTGGCTGGGGACAACCCCCCGCACTGGGATTGGACGCCAAAGAGCCAGGCGGAGCGGGCGGGGACCCCAGAAGCCCAGGCTCCCCGCGTCCTGCATGCAGACGCTGTAGGTCCAGCCAAGGGAAGCCAGTGCCGGGCCCACTGCGGGCGGCCAGCGTGGAGGAGGAGGCGGCGGCGGCGCCAGCGCGGGCCAGCACAGGGGTGGCCACGATGTTTGACAGCTCACAGTACCCTTATAACTGCTTCAATGATGACGCCGACGACTACCCTGCCGGCAGCTCCGACGAGGAAAAAAGGCTCACAAGGCCAGCGTACAGGTGACCCTGGGGCAGATGACAGGGCCCACAGAAGCTGTAGAGGGTTGGGTCATCTGGACCTGACACGGTCTAGGGAGAGGTGGGATTCCTTCCTTCTGCGGGTGTTTGAGGAAGGACACACGTTCCAGTACACTCTGGAACGTGAGGAGGTCCACCATGAGGGGAGCAGGTTAGTGGGGTCTGGGTAGAAGTAGGGAGCAGCAAGGAGATTATCCAACGCTCCGCGGGAGTCCTGGGGGGCTGAAAGGGATTCATCCAGCAGGCCACTGGCAGTTTGAAACGTTCTTGCAGGGTCTAGAAGGTATTGGAGACTCCAGAGGACTTCGGGGGTTCCAGGTGGTCTCAGTGTTCAGAGGGTCTCGGGGGTCTCAAGCAGGTTTGGGGGGCTTCAGAGGGTAAAAGGTGTTGCAGAAGGATCGGGGTGCTTCAGGGTGTCCGGGAGACTCCAAAGGATCTTGGGGGGCTTCAGAGGTTCAGCAGAGGCTTTCGCTAGCTGTAGAGCTCTGGCAGGCCCTTGGAGCGCCAGTGGATGGGGATGTGGGGGGGTGTCCATCTGGTCTCAAGGATTCCAGCCAGCCCCAGGGCAGGACTGAGTTCACCAGCGCTCCTGCGGCTTCAGCGCCACCCCGCCTGATGCAGTCCCTCTGTCTGGCACCCCTGTCGCAGCTACATCGCACTGATCGCCATGGCCATCCAGCAGAGCCCTGCGGGACGCGTGACCCTGTCCGGCATCTACGACTTCATCATGCGCAAGTTCCCCTATTACCGTGCCAACCAGCGCGCCTGGCAGAACTCCATCCGCCACAACCTGTCGCTCAACAGTTGCTTCGTTAAGGTGAGAGCCCCTCCCCCGCCCACTGTTCTCACTGGACCCTCAGGTGTCTGCAGTCATCCTGGGTGACGAAAGGGGGAGGGATGTCACCTCCCGCAGGGGGACAAGTTCCTTGCTAGCATATACCAGAGGGAACCCGCGACACACTTGCCGGAGGTGCGTCCTGCCCCGGACTTGGGGACGCTCGCTGAGCCCTACACTTCCGCAGGTTCCACGGACCGAGGGCCACGACAAGGGCAAAGGCAACTACTGGACGTTCGCGGGCGGTTGCGAGTCCCTCCTGGACCTTTTCGAGAATGGCAACTTCCGTCGGCGACGCAGGAGACGTGGCCCCAAGCGCGAGGGAACCCAGGGTCCCCTCGAGCCAGCAGCGCCTGGGTCCCCGGGCCCCGATAATGCGCAAGCCCCAGATCGCGGGGCCCGGGTCAGCCctgccacacacagagacatcaaATTCAGCATTGACTACATCCTGTCTTCCCCGGACCCTTTCCCTGCGCTCAGGTCACCCTGTCACTCCCAGGAAGTCAGGTATCCAGCTCTGGATACCCAGCAAATGAGCTTCCATTTTTGGGCAGCATGAGGTGGCCTCTGGAGCTCTGCAGTCAGTTGAGGACTTGGGCCTGATCCTCCCCTGAAGGCAGGACTTGAACCAGGCATCTTGAATCAAGAACCCTGGACGTTGCCACATCTACATACTTCTTCCCAGACAGCCCTGGGGACTCAGCTCTACATTTGGAGGGAAGATCTGGAGACCTTCTTATAAAAGGTATTTATGGTGGTGAATAAAAACAGTTCTCTCACAGGAAAATCTGGCTCGGATTCAGCTCCACTCCAGGATTTGCTGTGGGACTCACTGAAACTCCCTGCACCAAGCTGTAAAATCACCTGAGGCTCCCTGGAATCAGGTAGCATTTTGTCCTCAGCCATGTGGCAAGTGGCTTTGTAGACATCTCCATTCCAAAGTTAAAGTGTACTCACATGAAGCTGGCTAAGGCCTTCCCTGTAAAAATAATGAGATTTAAAACAGCGAAGACAGATGTTAATCTGTCCTGTGGCTATTACTTACCCCAAGGCTTACATTGATGTCAAGCTTTAAGTGACATAATCAGAAGTGTCCTgtgttctcaaaaacaaaatgtaccTCCCAGCTGCGGCATGAGGATGCAGGCCTATCATCCcaacatttaggaggctgaggcaagaggattacaagttcaaggctcaCCTGGGCAAAATCAGTGAGGCcttgcttcaaaataaaaagataataaaaaactTTAAGTGGCATGTAATTTCTATAccggaaagagaggaagaaaggaggggaagtGGAGAGGGAAAGGAACTTTATCTTGGTTCTACTCAGTCCCTACCAGCTTCCTTGCGTGCAGGTACCCTAGCCTGGGATAGTACCACCAAACTGCACAGTGAAGTGCTCAAGACAGGAGTGGAGATATACTCCACTTGAAGTGTAAATGATTTTATTATCATTGAAATGGGCAGTTTAAAAAACACAGTTAGGCATGCCCACCATTCCCATTTTTCCAccaacctattttttttttttttttttttttttttttttttttttgctgctgctgctgcgttAACTGTTTGCTGTGGCTTAATTTGAATGTTAGCAATCTCATGCACTCAGTGACTATTTCCTTGAATGACATAAATCGCTCCCCAACCAGACTGACTGTCTCAATTGAGAATTACAGTCCTGGTTTGGTTTAGAAACAGGCTGCACGAAAAGAAAGGTGGCCGAGGAAGGATGGAGTCACAGGAGAGATCTCTTAGGCCTAGCTACCATTCAGCCTGCTGGAGTAATTAATCCCTTTGCTCCCATGCCTGTTCCATAGGGCCCTTACTGGCCTGGGAAAATAGAAGGGGTTCTGGGGCTCTGGGGCCCTGCTGCCGGTCTCCTTTAAGGAGTAAACCTGCTTTCTGACCTCCAGGCTCTGCTGAGCACAGCTTCTGCCTGGAAGCTGTTCCCTAGCCCAGCCCAGAAAGACGAGAGGAAGCCCTCCTCCAAAGCCCATTCCAAAGGTGCAGCTCCTTGCACCCCTTGCAATACCACCTGAGGCTTTCCAGAATGCTTGTGGGCTCTGCCATATTATGGCCAGGCATAACATGGCACCTAGAACTGTGCCTGCCCTATGCAGTCCCCCTCCTCTGGTCTGGCTTGTCTGTACTGTCAAGGTGGTCTTTGTGAGTCTGTATGTGCCTGTGCACTTGTgcacatgcaagtgtgtgtgtgtgtgtgtgtgtgtgtgtgtgtgtgtgtgttcgcccacatgcacacgcatgcacgctaTGGTTGTGCTCCTGTCTGTGTCCTTGTTTTGTGTATCTGTCCATCAGGCATGCTAAAAGCATCGATTCGAGATGGTTTATGACACAGATGGTACACACATCAAAGGTAGCTCAGACAGTGTCGGAAGATATACTTTTTTTCTGCTAccaactgagaaaataaaagttgtgtttcatcttttggaTGCCTGCTTGTTTCCGACAGTTTGTTCTGGTTAGCAAAGTCTAATTTAAAACCAGAAAACCCCTTGCCCTGAGCAAGACAGAGGGGCTTAGGGAGACTCAGTCCCTCTGCACAGGGATTCACTGCCAAACTCAATCTCCACAGCTATAGATGGCAAAGGTGAGGACGGTGCCAGGTGAGGCTGGTGTACCCTAAGGTTTGCCAGTCACTTTGCAGAGGTTATCAATCATGTTCTTAGAAGCAAAGGGACATTTCCAGTTTGCCAGCAAATGCTATCCCAGGACGTCAGGAGTGAGTGGCATTTAATATGGATAACATAACAGGGGTGAGGGCTGGCCGTGACCTATTCAAATGTCGCTGCCACCACGCAGACTCGCCCAACGTGATTATAATTAAATACTTTATGCCGCTCTTGCAAATCCGCAGATTGATCATCGATACGTACATTACCAGCACATTACCCCGAGCAGATGTCTGCCACGCACGTGTCACGGATCAGTAGGTTTCCATTAACAAAGTTGGGAGGTGCTGCCAAGTGCAAGCTCCAGGGAAGGGGGGGATGTATTGGAGTTAGCATGGTCCCAACCAAAGTTCCTGGGCTGGGCTGCAAATCTCTGTAGCCCCAGAAGAAAGTAGAGAGAGCACAGCCAGCTTCAGAGGGCAGAACACCTAATCCAGACTGTAGTTCTCCATGTGGGATCCGGTGGGAGGCCCAGCAACCTCCCTAGCTGGAAGTGAAGGAGAGTTTCCCACAGCAAGCCAGAATGTAACTTTGGGTTCCTCTGCTCACCAGGTGCAGCCCGCCTTCTGGAAACTATTGACTAGTCAATGTAGCAAACACTCCATGCTGGGATAGCCACCACCGTGACCTGCAGAAGCACAGGACACTGCCAACAACTGAGACCCTGAGAAAAGGGATGTTGATAAGAACCCAGCCCTAGGCTGGAAAGATGGGGGCTTTCGGAGTAGATCAGATACAAATGTGGCTACAGGGAGGCATAGGAACAGATCCCAGATTGCCCCAGGCCCCATGCTTACCACAGACTGGTCCTTCTTTAACCTTGGGACGACACCTCCTGCATTGGTACCAGATCTGTCCCCCTTACACTCTGGCTTCCACCTTTCAGCATCCGTCCCTTTCTGCACTGCTGGTACCTGGGATTGAGAAGGAGGCTGGGAAGGACTGCATCTTGGGCTGAGGACTGAGTAACCTCTCCATTGCACTTTTGAACACCTGGCTTCCTTGAAGCCACTTCTCACTCCTCGCATAGGCTACCTTGCAGTGTCCCCAGGGGAGGACACTGGGGCAGAGAGACAAGGGTGTTTTCTTCTGTCATCTGCCTGTGACTCTATCCCAACTTTTTGGAATGGTCTAGTGACCTCCTGTTCTGGGTCTCCACCCTccactgtgcctcagtttcctcaccgaAGCCAGGTTCTCTCCCATCTCCTGAGTTATGATGCTACAaggaacccccaccccccaggcctGGGCTGTGAGGTCAAGGCTAGAGTGTGCTCATCTCAAAGCACGAGGGTCTCAGCACAAACATTCTAGGCTTAGAACACAGGTTGTAAGCCGTTTCTCTCCAAAGTGTAAAAAGATAGGTATCGTGGGACCCATGGCAATCCTGTGTCCCTTCCAATGTCAGGTCTATCTTGTCCAACTCCTACCATTCTGGATGCATGCCCCATCCCCTCTACCACTCATTGTCTCTACCTAGGCAGTTTCCTGATGGTCTTGAATGTTCTGTTGAAATCTGCTAGTCTGCCCCATATAGAGTGTTTACTGACTCGAATCTGAGAAATCAACTTCTGTAACTTGGGATTCTGGCCTTTGAGCAGATGTTGGGGTACAATCCCAGGGCAGCTTTTCTGTGTCTCCTACTTTGTAGGAGCCATCAAAGGTCTCATGAGAAGCAGAGAAGGCAGTAGCTGGACTGGAAAGAGGCTGCAGGTGTCCCTTCTTATCAGGCTGAGGGCCTATAAGAAAGTTACTGCAGAGCAAGGCCATCTATCTGCCCAGGTTCACGGTGACAAGGCCACCCCTAGAATGAGGATGCTGGGCAGCTACTCCTTGCAGCACTGGGTACTGCATGCATCACACAGGTTGGGGGAAAGAGCAATGAGGGGCAACAGCTGTCCACAGGAGCCTGGAAATCCAGCCCACGTGGTTGAGGGACAGGCAGATGGGTCTCCAAATCACAGATACAACACCCAGTGTGTGCCaaattttctctctgcctggcactGCTCTGAGAGTCTCTCATGAAGGGTGTAGTAAACTGGTGTTAGAAACACTGTCTactgagctggagaaatggtctGAGGTTAAGAGCCTGGACtgtttttctagaggacctgagttcccagTGCCtcaggcggctcacaaccacctgtaactccagttccagaggaccaaacaccttcctctggcttccatgggcacgaGCACTTGTACCCATATCCTCACACAAATGAACATGCATTTACATGATTAAAACTAAACCTATGACTGTgcttggtggcatacacctttaatcccagcacttgggaggcagaggcaggtggatctcaggaagtttcagcccagcctggtctacatagtgagtcctaggctaaccatggctacatagtaaaatcttatctcaaaaacaaaacaaaaacctattgagatggctcagtggctaaaggtgcttgctaccaaacctgGCTACCTGCATTTTGTCTCCAGaaaccacacagtggaaggaaagcaTCAATTCCTAAACATTGTCCCTTGACCTCCGTGCACTCTGTGACACCTATATACTCTCACACGTCTACCTAAATATGCataagcacacaaaataaataaatgtaatactttttaaatagaCTATCAACTAGCTGAAGTACTGTTCCAGGGATAAGGTGACCTGGAACAGCCCAGCATCTTCACTGTGGATCAGCTGCTGAGTTGCTGATGTTGGggcatggggtggtggtggggtcccTTCTGGTGGGACATCACCAGTGCCCACCTTCTCTGGGGGAGTTACACAAAAAACAataggaaggatggaagggagggagagtgtgagggagggaggaaggaagaaaaagtacaGGCCTGTGACCTGTGATGTGACAATCTTTAAACAGTTACaaaattgcattttcattttcattctgcaCAAAATGCCAGTCACATCCTGGGCAAAAAAGTGCCTGGTCTTCATGTTCCGCTGTGCAGATGGGACAATCCCCAAACCAGTGTGGAGCTCGTGGGGCCCGACAGAAATTAACAGGATCTTGTATGCACCAGTACAATTACATTCAGGCCAGCTTTAGGCGACTTCAAACGCAGGTTCCAAATAAGATGTGCGTTCACTGAACTGAAACACGGGGTATTAGATttataataaacacacagagaggtcACATGGTACTGCCATTTCTCAAGAGGAAAGGAAATTGAATGGGAATGGCAGGACTTTGTTCAGCTTGGCCCTGAGCACTGTGTTGAATCCAGGTGGCAAAGCAGAATCATTGGCCAAGAGTAACCCAGTTTGGAGCACCTGCCATGTCCTGGATTCTGCCACTggagttctctgtgtagtccagtcTGGCTTCTCATTTGAGGCAATCCTGTCTCAGCCTACAGAGGGTTGACATCATAGCTAGGCTTgcatttacttttgagacagaggtAGTTTTGAACTTGGGACCTTCCTGCCTTGGCCCCCCAAATGCTGGCagtacaggtgtgcaccaccacacccaacttcagACTCTTTGCGTGTCCCCCTGTGCCCACCTGCACTCAAAATGGAATCCAGAGCATTGCACCTGCTAGGCAAGTACTGTGCCATTGAGCTGAGCCCCCAACTCCCAGAGTCTCTCTGTAGGTGTCGATGGGGATGTAACCACCCTGATCCAAGGAACAAGGGATGTGCTACAGTATTTTGGAGGCCACATATACCATCATCTAGGGCTTCTTCCAGTCCCTGAGCTGGTAGAAAGTGCCCTACTAAAGACTACCCTACCCTCCAGGGCACATCAGCACCAGGACTCCTCAAGGCCTCCCCCTCTTACAAATCTCTGGTGTAGAAGTGAATGAGAGTGGCGGGAAGGGACTGGGTAGCTTTGCTTCCATGGCAGGAAGTTGAGTGGGCAAGCTAGCTCTTTCCTGGTCAGGGTGACCTCCAACTTGGGAGGTGAGGGCAGTGGCTAGGGCTCTGTATGTACAAGGAAATAGCTGATCCCTGAGTACAGGACACAGGCAGGGGAAGAGCTGGACACTGGGTATGGAGGTCATTGCAGGACCCTGAGAGTTCCAGCAAGAGGGCCAGAAGGCCTTGTtagcctctgcctctctggaaGTTTTGTGAAACAACAAACAGGCAGCATCAGCCAGGGGGAGATGGGGCTGGGAGTGTTCTCAAGTGTGAAGACCCCTTGTGGGAGGTTTAGCAAGAGAGTGGCCTTACCTAGCACCCTGAATGAATGGTCTCCTCAGACAGGGGAAGTTGAGACTCACAGTAAGCAGTCAGGCCTCCATATGTGCATATGAGCACATACCAGCAAGCATATGATGTTTGAAATATGCATGGCAGAGCAAGGATGCCAGCCTGGCCTGAACACTCAGGGGAGATGGCGTCTGGTCCAGGGTAGGCTGCTGGCTCTCTCTGACCTGCTGCTGTCACGCCTCCTGTCCTCACACATGTAATCCCTTGTTGTAATGCCTTCCTCCTCTGCTTGGCCTCATAAACACCCCTGTGGCTCTTAAGTGAAGGGACACATCCTTCTCAGCCCAAGCCTCTGTAGCCTGGAGCAGGGCAGAGCTTCCAGCCCAGGCCAGGCAGTGAAAAGCCACTGCAGGGTGAGGGACACTTCATTGTCTCCAGGGGTATGGAGATCTGCCCAGGGACATGTAGATCCAGGAGAGCAATCCACGTTGGCTCCAGGGTTCCTGCCACCACCCACCCAGGTCACATgggacacaggctaacagaagaGCAGGAGTCACCCCAGGAACAAACTGCCCCAGactccacatccttgccatcCGGACTTCCTGGACCTAAGTCTGTCCCAGGACAGGGAAGGTGCTGGAACGTGCTTCCTCTCAAAAGCCCTGGGCTCACAGATGTGGGTCAGTGTTTCCAGACACGAAGGCCGAACAAGCCACATGTGTCCAGAGCTTCTGAGACGTCTGGAAtgatttctcagttttctgtTTAGATAAACTGACTGGGACAGATGTTGGCCAAGAATCTGCAGGCCCCCACTGTCCCGTCAGCTCACAGAGGTTGAAGGTCCCCTTGAGGTACGGATTGACCCAAGCCACATCAGACAAGCAGACCCAAGGCAGTGTCAAAGCCCAGGGCAGCTCCAGGCTAGACTAGAAGCCATGCTAGACCCTTTGAGTGGCCCCTCAGCTGCCTAGCAGAGGCCTGCTTTGCACCCCAACTTCCTGCCTTGCCACCCCAGCTCCCATCAGAATAAAGAATCCCATCAGCTCCCACAAACCTCAACCCACCTAAATATGTTCTCAGACCTTGAAGCACATGGAATTTTCAGCTCTCACACTGACTCTGAGGCAAAAGGGAGGTAGATTTGTCCCCACTCTGCTGGTTAGGAAACCGAGGTCTGTCAATGGTAAACCAactggccagccagccactgGGGTGGGCACACCAACTTCCTAGCCCCTCTGCCCACTCTGCAGGTGGAAGAAACAGTTTCAGTTATCTCTTGGTCATGCCCCCATCTCTCCTGGATGCTTTGCTCAGTAGATATCCACTCAGTGACCCCAATGGACATTTCATTTTGGCACTTTTGTGCCAAGGCACCGAGGCCTCTTCTCCCAGAACAGAGGGGTCTGTGTGCTAGGGCCAGTGGGACGGTCCCCATTCCTGGAGGATTCACTCCTGTAACCTACTGTTCTGAATTACCTGTAAGGAGGGTCTGCTTTGGCCACAAGACTAAAGTCAGATGTCACATAACTTTGCCAGCCTCTGTGACAACCTTCCCAGGCCAGCCCCCATCCTGGCACATAACCACCCTGATCTGTCATGTCCCCTACCCCTGTGCACGAGGgattgcatacacacacacacacacacacacacacacacacacacacacacacacacagagggagagagagagagagagagagagagagaga
This genomic stretch from Cricetulus griseus strain 17A/GY chromosome 4, alternate assembly CriGri-PICRH-1.0, whole genome shotgun sequence harbors:
- the Foxl3 gene encoding forkhead box L3 — protein: MFDSSQYPYNCFNDDADDYPAGSSDEEKRLTRPAYSYIALIAMAIQQSPAGRVTLSGIYDFIMRKFPYYRANQRAWQNSIRHNLSLNSCFVKVPRTEGHDKGKGNYWTFAGGCESLLDLFENGNFRRRRRRRGPKREGTQGPLEPAAPGSPGPDNAQAPDRGARVSPATHRDIKFSIDYILSSPDPFPALRSPCHSQEVRYPALDTQQMSFHFWAA